The window GCTTGCCTCCATCAGCAACCTGATGCCGGCGCGACCGATCACTCCGGCAAGGACAAAACGGAGCGTCAGCTTCAGCAGCCATTCAGCCGCGGAAAGCAGGACACTTGCAGCCGTGAGCCGCATGCGCTCGCACCGGCGCCGCGTGCGCGAGGCCCGAGAGAAAGACGGCCAAGCGGCCGGAGGCGTGCGCGGCGGCGGCAAACGATCGGTGTTTCGACCGGCTTCGCTGTCGCGCGCGGCTCGCATGTGCTGAACGGGAAATTTGTGCGCTTGTACAGCAGACGCGCTCACGAACGCCGCGTTCATGAAGCGCACGAGAACGATACACTCGTCTCGCGTGGCGATCGCTTCGCAGTTTCGTACAGAGGTCGTTGAACGGGATCGAAAATCGACGGGAATGATTGTCATCGCTGGCTCCGTTGGCTGGCGAGCGGCCAGCACGGAACGAGCGAACGCCTGTCGCTACGACAAGGCAGTCCGCACAGTGCCGCGGAAATTGTGGCCGTGGGAGATCGTGAATGATTTCTGAGTCAGGCCCATGCGCCTTGCAGCATCGCGCGCTTGGCGGACGGGCAAGCGTCTACTTCCCTCGATCATGTCGCCTCCTTCGTGATGCAGTTGCGGATCAGGACATCCCGGCACCGGGATTGTCTTCAGCGAACTCTTGATGCGTCGCGGAAATTGCACATTCGGACCGCAAAGGCGATTATACCGAGGTATCGAATTCAAAAAATTTACTCTCGCGATTCAGTCGCATGAACATGTCCGGCCTTTTATCGGGGTTTGGCGGCCGCATCCGAGACGGCGAGGCTGTCGGCCATCCTGACCAGATCGACCACGGATCGGGCCTGCATCTTGCGCATCATCTGGCCACGATGGACCTTGACGGTGATTTCGCTGAGCCCGAGCGTCGCCGCGATCTGCTTGTTGGCCTGGCCCGCAGCGACAAACGCCATGATCTCCCGCTCCCGCGACGTCAGCAACGCACACCGGGCCTGCAAGTCCCCGAGTGCGCGATCCCGGTGGCGGCGCGCACGATCCTTCTCGAACCCGGCCTGGATCGCGTCGAGCAGATCCCCGTCCTGGAACGGCTTCAACAGGAACTCGATGGCGCCGGCCTTCATCGCCCGCACCGACATCGGTACATCGCCGTGGCCGCTGATGAAGACGACCGGCAGGCCGATGCCGTGCGAGACCATCTCGCGCTGGAAATCGAGGCCGTTGATGCCTGGGAGCCTGACGTCGAGCACAAGGCATCCCGGGACGTCGGGAAGCTTGCTCCGCAGCAAGGCATCGACGGACTCGAAGAATATCGCGCTCAGCCCGACCGATTGAAACAGGCTATCCAGCGCCTCGCGCACGGCCAGATCGTCATCGACGACAACAACAATGGGAATCTCGTCCGTCATTGAAGGTCCGCTCGGGCCATGGCAGCAAAGGACTGCTGCTGTCCCTCTCTCATCCTGCCCTGGTATCTACACGCCTGACCGGCAGGGTAAACCGGAAAATGGCGCCGCGCGGCTGTCGCGACGCAGCCGAGATCGCTCCGCGGTGCGCCTCGATGATGGTGCGGCTGATCGCGAGCCCCATCCCCATGCCCTGCGGCTTGGTGGTGTAGAACGCATCGAACAGGCGGTCGCGCGCTTCGACTTGAAAACCAATTCCGGTGTCTTCGATCGTAAGCGAAACTGCCGCGGCACCTTCGTCGGCCGTTCGCAGAGTCAGTATGCGCTGGCCGTCCACCACCGATCCCATGCTCTCGATCGCGTTCATGATCAGGTTGAGGACAGCCTGCTGTAGTTGCACCTTGTCTCCGCTTACCGGCGCGATGTCCGCCTGCAAAATAAGCTGCAGCGAGACCTCGTGTCGTTGAATCTCACCGCGGATCAAGGCAAGCGTGTCGACGACGAGATCGTTCAGACTCAACGGCGCATTGCCCGGCGTCGCGTGCCTGGCAAGGGCACGGACCCGTCCGACGATCTCGCCGGCACGGTTCGCATCCCTGACGATGCGCTCAAACGCCTGTTTCGCTTTGTCGAGATCCGGCGTCGCATTGGCGAGCCAGCGCAGGCCCGCGTTGCCATTCGTGACCACCGCCGCCAGTGGCTGGTTCACCTCATGGGCA is drawn from Bradyrhizobium prioriisuperbiae and contains these coding sequences:
- a CDS encoding response regulator transcription factor, whose translation is MTDEIPIVVVVDDDLAVREALDSLFQSVGLSAIFFESVDALLRSKLPDVPGCLVLDVRLPGINGLDFQREMVSHGIGLPVVFISGHGDVPMSVRAMKAGAIEFLLKPFQDGDLLDAIQAGFEKDRARRHRDRALGDLQARCALLTSREREIMAFVAAGQANKQIAATLGLSEITVKVHRGQMMRKMQARSVVDLVRMADSLAVSDAAAKPR
- a CDS encoding sensor histidine kinase, producing the protein MAIFALDTITDLEIAAAVFYVAVILLSVGFCQRRGILLIGGICVALTLVSYLITPSGSPRSGLINCVISLLAIAATTYLVVRMEAARIAAEEARAQLAHVARVTTLGELAASIAHEVNQPLAAVVTNGNAGLRWLANATPDLDKAKQAFERIVRDANRAGEIVGRVRALARHATPGNAPLSLNDLVVDTLALIRGEIQRHEVSLQLILQADIAPVSGDKVQLQQAVLNLIMNAIESMGSVVDGQRILTLRTADEGAAAVSLTIEDTGIGFQVEARDRLFDAFYTTKPQGMGMGLAISRTIIEAHRGAISAASRQPRGAIFRFTLPVRRVDTRAG